The following coding sequences are from one Gigantopelta aegis isolate Gae_Host chromosome 15, Gae_host_genome, whole genome shotgun sequence window:
- the LOC121390601 gene encoding sodium/myo-inositol cotransporter-like isoform X1, translating into MAGSRLSAEDLGVVAAYFVVIIGVGIFAMYRANKGTVSGYFLAGRSMWFLPMACSLFVSNIGTEHFIGLAGSGAASGISVGAWELNALLLLQLLGWIFIPVYIACGTYTMPEYLSKRFGGQRIRVYFAFLSLVLYIFTKCSAVLLTGAFFIQQSLDWNLYLCIVFLVFVTAILTITGGLTAVIYTDTMQAVLMVGGSLYLTGAAFSEIGGFSGLLEKYPQAVPKNVSAIVVNETCHYPDKQAFRMLRDADDDYMPWLGFLLGQTPGSIWYWCADQVIVQRALAARSISHAQGAVLLAGFLKILPMFVMVMPGMVSRILYPDEVACSNPDYCMQVCQSKAGCSSIAYPRLALGIMPNGARGLMMAVMIAALMSDLDSIWNSASTLFTIDIWKRFRKHAKVTELMIVGRLFILVMVGLSIAWVPVIKETQGGQVFIYINEITNYLAPPFAAIFLLAVLVPFVNEKGAFFSLMIALVVGVVRLVLVFAFNNETYCGKTAVVNLSILTNFHYMYFALFLTLITTFFAIVISLATGGSEDKYLIRTTYWTRHDKRKPEHILEAELEAVGHSTTTVDTKDTVDIAIVDSKTVNDEHEMKERNVFRDPELDNSYPSTSIVNGLLSTPGGASVVKGIFTSLPNLWFHAQFHAQFHALLFYRPLLHGVNEDPDLIGQFQHMHFFPVMFCYISLSFHLNEDDRPLCTFYEFLRFYTFPGISVI; encoded by the exons ATGGCTTGTTCTCTATTTGTCAGCAACATTGGAACGGAGCATTTCATTGGTCTAGCTGGATCTGGGGCCGCCTCTGGTATCAGTGTGGGAGCCTGGGAATTGAAT GCTCTCTTGTTGCTGCAACTTTTAGGATGGATCTTCATCCCTGTCTACATTGCTTGTGGG acATACACTATGCCGGAGTATCTGTCAAAGAGATTTGGAGGGCAGCGAATACGAGTTTACTTCGCCTTCCTCTCTTTGGTTCTCTACATCTTCACAAAATGTTCC GCGGTGCTGTTGACCGGCGCCTTCTTCATTCAGCAGAGTTTAGACTGGAACCTGTACCTGTGTATTGTGTTTCTCGTCTTTGTTACAGCCATACTTACTATCACAG GAGGACTAACGGCCGTCATCTACACGGATACCATGCAAGCTGTGCTCATGGTCGGCGGCTCGCTCTATCTAACGGGGGCAG CATTCAGTGAAATCGGAGGTTTCAGCGGCCTTCTCGAAAAATATCCTCAAGCAGTTCCTAAGAATGTGTCAGCCATTGTCGTGAATGAGACTTGTCATTACCCAGACAAACAGGCCTTCAGAATGTTGAGAGATGCTGATGATGACTATATGCCATGGCTGGGGTTCCTTCTAGGACAGACGCCAGGTTCTATCTGGTACTGGTGTGCTGATCAG GTGATTGTCCAGAGAGCGCTAGCAGCGAGAAGTATTTCCCACGCCCAGGGTGCCGTGTTGTTGGCTGGGTTCCTCAAGATTTTGCCCATGTTCGTCATGGTGATGCCGGGCATGGTGAGCCGCATTCTCTATCCAG ATGAGGTAGCTTGCAGTAACCCTGACTACTGTATGCAGGTGTGTCAGAGTAAAGCAGGCTGCAGCAGTATAGCTTACCCTCGTCTGGCTCTCGGCATCATGCCCAATG GTGCTCGAGGGTTGATGATGGCTGTGATGATCGCTGCTCTGATGAGTGACCTTGACTCCATCTGGAACAGCGCCAGCACTTTGTTCACCATCGACATCTGGAAACGGTTCCGCAAACACGCCAAGGTCACCGAACTCATGATCGTTGGAAG ATTGTTCATTCTTGTGATGGTCGGTCTCTCCATTGCCTGGGTTCCCGTGATCAAGGAGACACAAGGAGGCcaagtgtttatttatattaacgaGATTACAAATTACCTGGCGCCGCCATTCGCGGCAATTTTTCTCCTGGCAGTCTTAGTACCCTTCGTCAATGAAAAG gGTGCCTTCTTTTCGTTGATGATTGCATTAGTCGTGGGCGTGGTGCGCCTGGTGCTGGTGTTCGCCTTCAACAATGAGACTTACTGCGGCAAGACGGCCGTGGTCAACCTGTCCATCCTGACCAACTTCCACTACATGTACTTTGCACTCTTCCTCACTCTGATCACCACATTCTTTGCCATCGTCATCAGTCTGGCCACCGGAGGCTCGGAGGATAAATAT CTGATTCGAACGACCTACTGGACTCGTCATGATAAACGCAAACCGGAGCATATTCTGGAAGCAGAACTGGAAGCTGTCGGCCATTCCACGACTACTGTCGACACGAAGGACACTGTGGACATCGCAATCGTTGACAGTAAGACAGTGAACGATGAACACGAGATGAAAGAGAGGAACGTGTTCAGAGATCCCGAGCTTGACAACAGTTATCCCAGTACAAGTATAGTGAACG GACTTTTATCCACTCCCGGAGGAGCTTCTGTTGTTAAAGGTATATTCACTTCTCTCCCCAACCTGTGGTTTCACGCACAGTTTCATGCACAGTTTCATGCACTCTTGTTCTATAGGCCATTGTTGCATGGGGTAAATGAAGATCCcgatctgattggtcaatttCAGCATATGCACTTTTTCCCAGTTATGTTCTGTTATATCTCCCTATCATTCCATCTGAATGAAGATGATAGGCCGTTGTGCACGTTTTATGAATTTCTAAGATTTTACACATTTCCTGGAATAAGCGTGATATGA
- the LOC121390601 gene encoding sodium/myo-inositol cotransporter-like isoform X2 — MWFLPMACSLFVSNIGTEHFIGLAGSGAASGISVGAWELNALLLLQLLGWIFIPVYIACGTYTMPEYLSKRFGGQRIRVYFAFLSLVLYIFTKCSAVLLTGAFFIQQSLDWNLYLCIVFLVFVTAILTITGGLTAVIYTDTMQAVLMVGGSLYLTGAAFSEIGGFSGLLEKYPQAVPKNVSAIVVNETCHYPDKQAFRMLRDADDDYMPWLGFLLGQTPGSIWYWCADQVIVQRALAARSISHAQGAVLLAGFLKILPMFVMVMPGMVSRILYPDEVACSNPDYCMQVCQSKAGCSSIAYPRLALGIMPNGARGLMMAVMIAALMSDLDSIWNSASTLFTIDIWKRFRKHAKVTELMIVGRLFILVMVGLSIAWVPVIKETQGGQVFIYINEITNYLAPPFAAIFLLAVLVPFVNEKGAFFSLMIALVVGVVRLVLVFAFNNETYCGKTAVVNLSILTNFHYMYFALFLTLITTFFAIVISLATGGSEDKYLIRTTYWTRHDKRKPEHILEAELEAVGHSTTTVDTKDTVDIAIVDSKTVNDEHEMKERNVFRDPELDNSYPSTSIVNGLLSTPGGASVVKGIFTSLPNLWFHAQFHAQFHALLFYRPLLHGVNEDPDLIGQFQHMHFFPVMFCYISLSFHLNEDDRPLCTFYEFLRFYTFPGISVI; from the exons ATGTGGTTTCTGCCT ATGGCTTGTTCTCTATTTGTCAGCAACATTGGAACGGAGCATTTCATTGGTCTAGCTGGATCTGGGGCCGCCTCTGGTATCAGTGTGGGAGCCTGGGAATTGAAT GCTCTCTTGTTGCTGCAACTTTTAGGATGGATCTTCATCCCTGTCTACATTGCTTGTGGG acATACACTATGCCGGAGTATCTGTCAAAGAGATTTGGAGGGCAGCGAATACGAGTTTACTTCGCCTTCCTCTCTTTGGTTCTCTACATCTTCACAAAATGTTCC GCGGTGCTGTTGACCGGCGCCTTCTTCATTCAGCAGAGTTTAGACTGGAACCTGTACCTGTGTATTGTGTTTCTCGTCTTTGTTACAGCCATACTTACTATCACAG GAGGACTAACGGCCGTCATCTACACGGATACCATGCAAGCTGTGCTCATGGTCGGCGGCTCGCTCTATCTAACGGGGGCAG CATTCAGTGAAATCGGAGGTTTCAGCGGCCTTCTCGAAAAATATCCTCAAGCAGTTCCTAAGAATGTGTCAGCCATTGTCGTGAATGAGACTTGTCATTACCCAGACAAACAGGCCTTCAGAATGTTGAGAGATGCTGATGATGACTATATGCCATGGCTGGGGTTCCTTCTAGGACAGACGCCAGGTTCTATCTGGTACTGGTGTGCTGATCAG GTGATTGTCCAGAGAGCGCTAGCAGCGAGAAGTATTTCCCACGCCCAGGGTGCCGTGTTGTTGGCTGGGTTCCTCAAGATTTTGCCCATGTTCGTCATGGTGATGCCGGGCATGGTGAGCCGCATTCTCTATCCAG ATGAGGTAGCTTGCAGTAACCCTGACTACTGTATGCAGGTGTGTCAGAGTAAAGCAGGCTGCAGCAGTATAGCTTACCCTCGTCTGGCTCTCGGCATCATGCCCAATG GTGCTCGAGGGTTGATGATGGCTGTGATGATCGCTGCTCTGATGAGTGACCTTGACTCCATCTGGAACAGCGCCAGCACTTTGTTCACCATCGACATCTGGAAACGGTTCCGCAAACACGCCAAGGTCACCGAACTCATGATCGTTGGAAG ATTGTTCATTCTTGTGATGGTCGGTCTCTCCATTGCCTGGGTTCCCGTGATCAAGGAGACACAAGGAGGCcaagtgtttatttatattaacgaGATTACAAATTACCTGGCGCCGCCATTCGCGGCAATTTTTCTCCTGGCAGTCTTAGTACCCTTCGTCAATGAAAAG gGTGCCTTCTTTTCGTTGATGATTGCATTAGTCGTGGGCGTGGTGCGCCTGGTGCTGGTGTTCGCCTTCAACAATGAGACTTACTGCGGCAAGACGGCCGTGGTCAACCTGTCCATCCTGACCAACTTCCACTACATGTACTTTGCACTCTTCCTCACTCTGATCACCACATTCTTTGCCATCGTCATCAGTCTGGCCACCGGAGGCTCGGAGGATAAATAT CTGATTCGAACGACCTACTGGACTCGTCATGATAAACGCAAACCGGAGCATATTCTGGAAGCAGAACTGGAAGCTGTCGGCCATTCCACGACTACTGTCGACACGAAGGACACTGTGGACATCGCAATCGTTGACAGTAAGACAGTGAACGATGAACACGAGATGAAAGAGAGGAACGTGTTCAGAGATCCCGAGCTTGACAACAGTTATCCCAGTACAAGTATAGTGAACG GACTTTTATCCACTCCCGGAGGAGCTTCTGTTGTTAAAGGTATATTCACTTCTCTCCCCAACCTGTGGTTTCACGCACAGTTTCATGCACAGTTTCATGCACTCTTGTTCTATAGGCCATTGTTGCATGGGGTAAATGAAGATCCcgatctgattggtcaatttCAGCATATGCACTTTTTCCCAGTTATGTTCTGTTATATCTCCCTATCATTCCATCTGAATGAAGATGATAGGCCGTTGTGCACGTTTTATGAATTTCTAAGATTTTACACATTTCCTGGAATAAGCGTGATATGA